In Chlorocebus sabaeus isolate Y175 chromosome 11, mChlSab1.0.hap1, whole genome shotgun sequence, one DNA window encodes the following:
- the DAZAP2 gene encoding DAZ-associated protein 2 isoform X2: protein MNSKGQYPTQPTYPVQPPGNPVYPQTLHLPQAPPYTDAPPAYSELYRPSFVHPGAATVPTMSAAFPGASLYLPMAQSVAVGPLGSTIPMAYYPVSPIYPPASTSWMPSQCCSACSHAGSQRPRNSAEGELLHGWFRWWLHHLVRNQGHLCAGKDITYLQHFSQCNCFSHINLKLQFRHMLLGCLSGAQSFRHFSNLIRNHVMVAVPP, encoded by the exons gTCAATATCCAACACAGCCAACCTACCCTGTGCAGCCTCCTGGGAATCCAGTATACCCTCAGACCTTGCATCTTCCTCAGGCTCCACCCTATACTGATGCTCCACCTGCCTACTCAGAG CTCTATCGTCCGAGTTTTGTGCACCCAGGGGCTGCCACAGTCCCCACCATGTCAGCCGCATTTCCTGGAGCCTCTCTGTATCTTCCCATGGCCCAGTCTGTGGCTGTTGGGCCTTTAGGTTCCACAATCCCCATGGCTTATTATCCAGTCAGTCCCATCTATCCACCTG cctccacctcctggatgcCCTCCCAATGCTGCTCAGCTTGCAGTCATGCAGGGAGCCAACGTCCTCGTAACTCAGCGGAAGGGGAACTTCTTCATGGGTGGTTCAGATGGTGGCTACACCATCTGGTGAGGAACCAAGGCCACCTTTGTGCCGGGAAAGACATCACATACCTTCAGCACTTCTCACAATGTAACTGCTTTAGTCATATTAACCTGAAGTTGCAGTTTAGACACATGTTGTTGGGGTGTCTTTCTGGTGCCCAATCTTTCAGGCACTTTTCAAATTTAATAAGGAACCATGTAATGGTAGCAGTACCTCCCTAA
- the DAZAP2 gene encoding DAZ-associated protein 2 isoform X1 encodes MNSKGQYPTQPTYPVQPPGNPVYPQTLHLPQAPPYTDAPPAYSELYRPSFVHPGAATVPTMSAAFPGASLYLPMAQSVAVGPLGSTIPMAYYPVSPIYPPGSTVLVEGGYDAGARFGAGATAGNIPPPPPGCPPNAAQLAVMQGANVLVTQRKGNFFMGGSDGGYTIW; translated from the exons gTCAATATCCAACACAGCCAACCTACCCTGTGCAGCCTCCTGGGAATCCAGTATACCCTCAGACCTTGCATCTTCCTCAGGCTCCACCCTATACTGATGCTCCACCTGCCTACTCAGAG CTCTATCGTCCGAGTTTTGTGCACCCAGGGGCTGCCACAGTCCCCACCATGTCAGCCGCATTTCCTGGAGCCTCTCTGTATCTTCCCATGGCCCAGTCTGTGGCTGTTGGGCCTTTAGGTTCCACAATCCCCATGGCTTATTATCCAGTCAGTCCCATCTATCCACCTGGCTCCACAGTGCTGGTGGAAGGAGGGTATGATGCAGGTGCCAGATTTGGAGCTGGGGCTACTGCTGGCAACATTCCT cctccacctcctggatgcCCTCCCAATGCTGCTCAGCTTGCAGTCATGCAGGGAGCCAACGTCCTCGTAACTCAGCGGAAGGGGAACTTCTTCATGGGTGGTTCAGATGGTGGCTACACCATCTGGTGA